The following proteins are encoded in a genomic region of Kosakonia oryzae:
- a CDS encoding lysozyme, producing the protein MANQPANTGAAGLTLIKSFEGLSLEKYRDAVGKWTIGYGHLILPNENFPQALSKVEAEDLLRADLGTTERGIHRLVTVDLNQNQFDALVAFAFNVGLGNLQNSTLLRLLNQGQYQEAADQLPRWNKAGGKILAGLTRRRDAERALFMAPVN; encoded by the coding sequence ATGGCTAACCAACCAGCAAACACCGGCGCTGCCGGATTAACTCTCATTAAGTCTTTTGAAGGGCTAAGCCTGGAGAAGTACCGCGATGCGGTCGGTAAATGGACCATCGGCTACGGCCATTTGATTTTGCCCAATGAGAATTTCCCGCAGGCGTTAAGCAAGGTGGAAGCGGAAGATTTATTGCGGGCGGATCTGGGGACGACCGAGCGCGGGATTCATCGCCTCGTGACGGTCGATCTCAACCAGAACCAGTTCGATGCGCTGGTGGCGTTTGCCTTTAACGTCGGGCTGGGCAATTTGCAGAACTCGACGCTGCTGCGCCTGCTCAACCAGGGGCAATACCAGGAGGCGGCGGATCAGCTTCCGCGCTGGAATAAAGCTGGCGGTAAAATTCTCGCTGGCTTGACCCGTCGCCGCGACGCGGAACGTGCGCTGTTTATGGCACCCGTAAACTGA
- a CDS encoding DUF2589 domain-containing protein, with protein sequence MSMKDWLRGNRNTQEKASEQPTAPPDERAGMSPDDPPTEETGGLPPADPPSSDLPPDPPPPESPPPGGPVGVPLSLADITRGMQHAASAANQLIAHQYMQALDPFFEHSDDGRLVPKVVEMALDDQHHFALPLVALSTPRGLMLEKMKVFLTVRTDAVEQQSAVSGTPDDTVGRFLVSMSPPSREGNARDSGHVDIEMQFTVLEPPESVMRLIEEYTRQVLPQSNVRSDDNG encoded by the coding sequence ATGTCAATGAAAGACTGGCTTCGCGGCAACCGGAATACGCAAGAGAAGGCGAGCGAGCAGCCTACGGCTCCGCCGGACGAGCGCGCCGGAATGTCGCCCGACGATCCGCCGACAGAAGAGACCGGCGGGTTGCCGCCTGCGGATCCGCCCTCTTCGGATCTACCGCCCGATCCGCCGCCGCCGGAAAGCCCGCCACCTGGCGGCCCGGTTGGGGTGCCTCTCTCGCTGGCGGATATCACGCGCGGGATGCAGCACGCCGCCTCGGCGGCAAACCAGCTTATCGCGCATCAATACATGCAGGCGCTGGACCCCTTTTTTGAGCACAGCGATGACGGCCGGCTGGTGCCAAAAGTCGTCGAAATGGCGCTGGATGATCAACATCACTTTGCCTTGCCGCTGGTGGCGCTCTCCACGCCGCGCGGGCTGATGCTGGAAAAAATGAAGGTCTTTTTGACAGTACGGACCGATGCCGTTGAGCAGCAGAGTGCGGTTTCCGGCACGCCCGATGACACGGTTGGCCGTTTCCTCGTCAGCATGTCGCCGCCGAGCCGCGAAGGCAACGCTCGCGACAGCGGACACGTGGACATTGAAATGCAGTTCACCGTGCTGGAACCACCAGAGAGTGTGATGCGACTGATTGAAGAGTACACCCGACAAGTTCTTCCCCAATCTAACGTGAGGAGTGATGACAATGGCTAA
- a CDS encoding DUF2589 domain-containing protein yields the protein MDSQFIGSVINALPLEHMIGGPLQAMIKAQVQASKAYADFLLSVCIKDGKAESVQFDYDETVVDDKGVIQGVVKKTMRIPLLAAISHPNISIEEGTIDFELEVSQSEASSSQTEAEASLEASVGWGPFSVKISGRVSHKDQQTRSTDTRAKYSIHTQVKRQPPPEALMRVIDFLTDAATRPAVLPSEAQKLESKQLDAYPETPAGAEKAPADATR from the coding sequence ATGGATTCACAATTCATTGGATCGGTCATTAATGCACTACCGCTGGAACATATGATCGGCGGCCCGCTGCAGGCGATGATCAAAGCACAGGTACAGGCGAGTAAGGCCTACGCCGACTTCCTGCTCTCTGTCTGTATTAAGGATGGTAAAGCGGAGTCGGTGCAGTTCGATTACGACGAAACCGTGGTTGACGACAAAGGCGTGATTCAGGGCGTGGTGAAAAAAACCATGCGCATTCCGCTGCTGGCGGCCATCTCTCACCCGAACATCAGCATCGAAGAAGGGACCATCGATTTCGAACTGGAAGTCTCGCAGAGCGAAGCCAGCAGCAGCCAGACCGAAGCGGAAGCTTCGCTGGAAGCCTCCGTCGGTTGGGGACCGTTCAGCGTCAAAATCAGCGGACGTGTTTCGCATAAAGATCAGCAAACCCGCTCCACCGATACCCGCGCGAAATACAGCATCCACACCCAGGTCAAACGTCAGCCGCCGCCGGAAGCCCTGATGCGCGTGATTGATTTCCTGACGGATGCCGCAACACGCCCGGCTGTTCTGCCGTCTGAGGCGCAAAAGCTGGAATCGAAACAGCTTGATGCCTATCCCGAAACGCCTGCTGGCGCTGAAAAAGCCCCGGCTGACGCAACGCGTTAA
- the ahr gene encoding NADPH-dependent aldehyde reductase Ahr has product MSIIKSYVAPQAGAALELQEYDAGPLAAEDVEVQVDYCGICHSDLSMIDNEWGFSQYPLVAGHEVIGRVVELGSAAQNKGLKVGQRVGIGWTARSCGHCDACIDGNHINCLEGAVPTILNRGGFADKIRADWQWVIPLPDSIDIETAGPLLCGGITVFKPLLMHNITATSRVGVIGIGGLGHIAIKLLHAMGCEVTAFSSNPAKEAEVRIMGADYVVNSRDPEALKALAGQYDLIINTVNVDLNWQPYFEALTHGGHFHTVGAVLKPLEVPAFTLIAGDRSVSGSATGTPFELRKLMKFAGRAKVAPTTEMFPMSRINEALQHVRDGKARYRVVLKADFQNEVEA; this is encoded by the coding sequence ATGAGCATCATCAAAAGTTACGTCGCGCCGCAGGCCGGCGCCGCGCTTGAATTACAGGAATACGATGCCGGCCCGCTGGCGGCAGAAGATGTGGAAGTGCAGGTGGATTATTGCGGTATCTGCCATTCAGACTTGTCGATGATCGACAACGAATGGGGCTTCTCCCAGTACCCGCTGGTTGCCGGGCATGAAGTGATTGGTCGCGTGGTGGAGTTGGGTAGCGCCGCGCAAAACAAAGGGTTAAAAGTGGGCCAGCGCGTGGGTATCGGCTGGACAGCGCGCAGTTGCGGGCACTGCGATGCCTGTATCGACGGCAACCATATCAACTGTCTGGAAGGCGCGGTGCCGACCATTCTGAATCGCGGCGGTTTTGCCGATAAGATCCGCGCCGACTGGCAGTGGGTGATTCCGTTGCCGGACAGCATCGATATCGAAACCGCCGGACCACTGCTGTGCGGAGGCATTACCGTGTTTAAACCGCTGCTGATGCACAACATCACCGCCACCAGCCGCGTCGGCGTGATTGGGATTGGCGGCCTCGGGCATATCGCCATCAAACTGCTGCATGCAATGGGCTGTGAAGTGACGGCGTTCAGTTCAAATCCGGCGAAAGAGGCGGAAGTGCGGATCATGGGCGCCGACTATGTCGTGAACAGCCGCGATCCGGAGGCATTGAAAGCGCTGGCCGGTCAGTACGATCTGATCATCAACACCGTTAACGTCGATCTTAACTGGCAGCCTTATTTTGAAGCGCTGACCCACGGCGGCCATTTCCACACGGTAGGTGCCGTGCTGAAACCGCTGGAAGTCCCGGCATTTACCCTGATCGCTGGTGATCGCAGCGTATCGGGTTCGGCAACCGGTACGCCGTTTGAGCTGCGTAAACTGATGAAGTTTGCCGGGCGCGCCAAAGTCGCGCCAACCACCGAGATGTTCCCGATGTCGCGAATCAATGAAGCCTTGCAGCACGTGCGCGACGGGAAAGCCCGCTACCGCGTGGTGTTAAAAGCGGATTTCCAGAACGAAGTGGAAGCGTAA
- a CDS encoding dihydroxyacetone kinase subunit DhaK produces MSRFFFNDRKQLVNDAIEGLVISAPHGNLVRLDIDPAIRIVARADWDKSRVAVISGGGSGHEPAHAGFVGKGMLTAAVCGDVFASPSVDAVLNAIVAVTGDRGCLLIVKNYTGDRLNFGLAAEKAKRYGLKVEMVIVADDIALPDNKQPRGIAGTALVHKIAGHAADQGKSLSEVRDIAQQACENVYSLGLAMETCNLPGSDEEEGRIQRGKVELGLGIHGEPGASIVDTQNSKSLIDTLVKPLKAAVGDDRVAVLINNLGGVSALEMALLTKELAHSVLKDQIAYLIGPAPLVSSLDMKGFSLSLLRLNETFEQAICANVQTVGWQKPVAFAPMKTQQHNAVYDGLEIEPSDNPQVKALVGTAVQTLIGLENRLNALDAKVGDGDTGSTFAEGAREIARLLEEEALPLNNTAQLLQLIGERLATVMGGSSGVLMSIFFTAAGQAIHNGTALPEALLLGLKQMKHYGGADLGDRTLIDALQPALEALRDNGLDAAVSAAKSGAASTATMQKAGAGRSSYVNRENLDGVSDPGAVAIAEVFAAIAK; encoded by the coding sequence ATGTCCAGGTTCTTTTTCAATGACCGCAAACAACTGGTCAATGACGCCATTGAAGGCTTAGTGATCTCCGCGCCGCACGGCAACCTTGTCCGACTCGATATTGATCCCGCCATTCGCATTGTTGCCCGCGCGGACTGGGATAAAAGCCGCGTAGCGGTGATTTCCGGCGGGGGGTCCGGCCATGAACCGGCGCATGCTGGCTTTGTCGGCAAAGGCATGCTGACCGCCGCCGTCTGCGGCGATGTGTTTGCTTCGCCCAGCGTCGATGCGGTGCTGAATGCCATTGTGGCGGTGACCGGCGATCGCGGCTGCCTGTTGATTGTTAAAAACTACACCGGCGATCGCCTGAACTTCGGCCTTGCGGCAGAAAAAGCCAAGCGCTACGGCCTGAAAGTCGAGATGGTGATCGTCGCCGACGACATCGCGCTGCCGGATAACAAACAGCCGCGCGGCATCGCTGGAACGGCGCTGGTGCACAAGATTGCCGGCCATGCCGCCGATCAGGGCAAATCGCTAAGTGAAGTGCGTGACATCGCGCAACAGGCCTGTGAAAACGTCTACAGCCTCGGGCTGGCGATGGAGACCTGCAACCTGCCGGGCAGCGATGAAGAGGAAGGGCGTATTCAGCGCGGTAAGGTCGAGCTGGGGCTGGGGATTCACGGCGAGCCGGGCGCTTCAATTGTCGATACGCAGAACAGCAAGTCGCTTATCGATACGCTGGTGAAACCGCTGAAAGCCGCAGTAGGCGACGATCGCGTCGCGGTGCTGATCAACAACCTTGGCGGCGTGTCGGCGCTTGAGATGGCGCTGCTGACCAAAGAGCTGGCGCATTCCGTGCTGAAAGATCAAATTGCGTATTTGATTGGCCCTGCGCCGCTGGTCAGTTCGCTGGATATGAAAGGTTTTTCCCTGTCGTTACTGCGCCTGAATGAAACGTTCGAGCAGGCGATTTGCGCGAATGTGCAAACCGTTGGCTGGCAAAAACCGGTGGCGTTCGCACCGATGAAAACCCAGCAGCACAATGCGGTGTATGACGGGCTGGAGATTGAACCTTCAGACAATCCACAGGTAAAAGCGCTGGTCGGTACGGCGGTGCAGACGCTGATTGGCCTGGAAAATCGCCTGAACGCGCTGGATGCGAAAGTGGGCGATGGCGATACCGGTTCGACCTTCGCCGAAGGTGCGCGTGAGATTGCCAGGCTGCTGGAAGAAGAGGCGCTGCCGCTGAATAACACCGCGCAGTTGCTGCAACTGATCGGCGAACGGCTGGCGACGGTAATGGGCGGCTCCAGCGGCGTGCTGATGTCGATCTTCTTCACTGCGGCAGGCCAGGCGATACATAACGGTACAGCGTTGCCAGAGGCGTTACTGCTGGGGCTAAAACAGATGAAGCATTACGGCGGGGCGGATCTGGGCGATCGTACGCTGATCGATGCGCTGCAACCGGCGCTGGAGGCGTTGCGCGACAACGGGCTGGATGCTGCCGTCTCTGCGGCGAAAAGCGGAGCTGCCAGTACGGCAACGATGCAAAAAGCAGGGGCCGGGCGCTCGTCGTACGTTAACCGTGAAAACCTTGATGGCGTGAGCGATCCCGGCGCGGTGGCGATTGCCGAAGTGTTTGCCGCTATCGCGAAATAA
- the lptG gene encoding LPS export ABC transporter permease LptG, producing the protein MQAFGVLDRYIGKTIFSTIMMTLFMLVSLSGIIKFVDQLKKAGQGSYDALGAGMYTILSVPKDIQIFFPMAALLGALLGLGMLAQRSELVVMQASGYTRMQVALSVMKTAIPLVLLTMAIGEWVAPQGEQMARNQRAQSMYGGSLLSTQAGLWAKDGNNFIYIERVKGDDELGGVSIYAFNDQRRLQSVRYAASAKFDAENKIWRLSQVDESNLTDPKQVTGSQTVSGTWKTNLTPDKLGVVALDPDALSISGLHNYVKYLKSSGQDSGRYQLNMWSKIFQPLSVAVMMLMALSFIFGPLRSVAMGVRVVTGISFGFVFYVLDQIFGPLTLVYGIPPVVGALLPSASFFLISLWLMMRKS; encoded by the coding sequence ATGCAGGCTTTTGGCGTACTTGACCGCTATATCGGGAAAACCATCTTTTCCACCATCATGATGACGCTGTTCATGCTGGTGTCGCTCTCCGGCATTATCAAATTTGTCGATCAGCTGAAAAAAGCCGGGCAGGGGAGTTACGACGCGCTGGGCGCCGGGATGTACACCATTCTCAGCGTGCCGAAAGATATCCAGATCTTCTTCCCGATGGCCGCGCTGCTTGGCGCGCTGCTCGGTCTGGGCATGCTGGCGCAGCGCAGCGAGCTGGTGGTGATGCAGGCTTCCGGCTATACCCGCATGCAGGTGGCGCTGTCGGTGATGAAAACCGCTATTCCGCTGGTCCTGCTGACCATGGCGATTGGCGAATGGGTTGCGCCGCAGGGCGAGCAGATGGCGCGTAACCAGCGTGCGCAGTCGATGTACGGCGGCTCGCTGCTCTCGACGCAGGCCGGGTTGTGGGCGAAAGACGGCAACAACTTTATCTACATCGAACGTGTGAAAGGTGATGATGAGCTTGGCGGCGTCAGTATTTATGCCTTCAACGATCAGCGTCGTTTGCAATCGGTGCGCTATGCCGCGTCGGCTAAATTCGATGCGGAGAACAAAATCTGGCGGCTGTCGCAGGTGGATGAATCGAACCTGACCGATCCGAAGCAAGTGACCGGTTCGCAGACCGTCAGCGGGACCTGGAAAACCAACCTCACGCCGGACAAACTCGGCGTGGTGGCACTCGATCCCGATGCGCTCTCTATCAGCGGTCTGCACAACTATGTGAAGTACCTGAAGTCGAGCGGTCAGGATTCCGGTCGTTATCAGCTCAATATGTGGAGCAAAATCTTCCAGCCGCTGTCGGTGGCGGTCATGATGCTGATGGCGCTGTCGTTTATCTTTGGCCCGCTGCGTAGCGTGGCGATGGGCGTGCGCGTGGTGACCGGCATCAGCTTCGGTTTCGTTTTCTACGTGCTGGATCAGATTTTTGGCCCGCTGACGCTGGTATATGGCATCCCGCCAGTGGTTGGCGCGCTGCTGCCGAGCGCCTCGTTCTTCCTGATTAGCTTGTGGCTGATGATGCGCAAAAGCTAA
- the lptF gene encoding LPS export ABC transporter permease LptF: MIIIRYLVRETLKSQLAILFILLLIFFCQKLVRILGAAADGEIPTNLVLSLLGLGVPEMAQLILPLSLFLGLLMTLGKLYTESEITVMHACGLSRAVLIKAAMVLALFTGIIAAVNVMWAGPWSSRHQDQVLADAKANPGMAALAQGQFQQATDGNSVLFIEGVEGSRFHNVFLAQIRPKGNARPSVVVADSGQLSQHKDGSQVVTLNTGTRFEGTAMLRDFRITDFQNYQAIIGHQTVALDPSDTEQMDMRTLFNTDNPRASAELHWRLTLVFTVVMMALMVVPLSVVNPRQGRVLSMLPAMLLYLVFFLLQTTLRSNGAKGKLDPMIWMWAVNLAYLALAVMLNLWDTVPMRRVRARFTRKGAV; encoded by the coding sequence GTGATAATCATAAGATATCTGGTGCGGGAGACGCTAAAAAGCCAGCTTGCGATCCTATTCATCCTGCTTCTGATTTTCTTCTGTCAGAAACTGGTGAGGATTTTAGGCGCAGCCGCTGATGGCGAAATCCCAACAAACCTCGTGCTCTCGCTGCTGGGGCTGGGCGTGCCAGAGATGGCGCAGCTTATCCTGCCATTGAGTCTGTTCCTTGGCCTGCTAATGACGCTGGGCAAACTCTATACCGAAAGTGAAATCACGGTGATGCACGCCTGCGGTCTGAGCCGCGCGGTGCTGATCAAAGCCGCCATGGTGCTGGCGCTGTTTACCGGCATTATCGCTGCGGTTAACGTCATGTGGGCTGGCCCCTGGTCATCCCGTCATCAGGATCAAGTGCTGGCGGATGCCAAAGCGAACCCCGGTATGGCGGCGCTGGCGCAGGGGCAGTTCCAGCAGGCGACAGACGGCAACTCGGTGCTGTTTATTGAAGGCGTCGAAGGCAGCCGTTTTCATAACGTATTCCTTGCGCAGATCCGCCCTAAAGGCAATGCGCGTCCGTCAGTGGTGGTGGCGGATTCCGGCCAGCTTTCCCAGCATAAAGATGGTTCCCAGGTGGTGACGCTCAACACCGGCACACGCTTTGAGGGCACCGCCATGCTGCGCGACTTCCGCATCACGGATTTCCAGAATTACCAGGCGATCATCGGCCACCAGACCGTTGCGCTCGATCCGAGCGATACCGAACAGATGGACATGCGTACGTTGTTCAATACGGACAACCCGCGCGCCAGCGCGGAGCTGCACTGGCGCTTAACGCTGGTCTTTACCGTGGTGATGATGGCGTTGATGGTCGTGCCGCTGAGCGTGGTTAACCCGCGTCAGGGGCGCGTGTTATCGATGCTGCCCGCGATGCTGCTGTATCTCGTGTTCTTTCTGTTGCAGACCACGCTTCGCTCAAACGGCGCGAAGGGTAAGCTGGATCCAATGATCTGGATGTGGGCGGTTAACCTGGCCTACCTGGCGCTGGCTGTGATGCTGAACCTGTGGGATACGGTGCCGATGCGCCGGGTTCGCGCCCGTTTTACGCGTAAAGGAGCGGTATAA
- the pepA gene encoding leucyl aminopeptidase, translating into MEFSVKSGSPEKQRSACIVVGVFEPRRLSPIAEQLDKISDGYISALLRRGELEGKPGQTLLLHHVPNVLSERILLIGCGKERELDERQYKQVIQKTINTLNDTGSMEAVCFLTELHVKGRNTYWKVRQAVETAKETLYSFDQLKTNKIEPRRPLRKMVFNVPTRRELTSGERAIQHGLAISAGIKAAKDLGNMPPNICNAAYLASQARQLADTYSKNVLTRVIGEQQMRELGMHSYLAVGQGSQNESLMSVIEYKGNPSEDARPIVLVGKGLTFDSGGISIKPAEGMDEMKYDMCGAAAVYGVMRMVAELQLPLNVIGVLAGCENMPGGRAYRPGDVLTTMSGQTVEVLNTDAEGRLVLCDVLTYVERFEPEAVIDVATLTGACVIALGHHITGLLSNHNPLAHELIGASEQAGDRAWRLPLGDEYQEQLESNFADMANIGGRPGGAITAGCFLSRFARKYNWAHLDIAGTAWRSGKAKGATGRPVAMLSQFLLNRAGFNGEE; encoded by the coding sequence ATGGAGTTCAGTGTAAAAAGCGGTAGCCCGGAGAAACAGCGTAGTGCCTGCATCGTTGTGGGTGTCTTTGAACCGCGCCGACTCTCCCCGATCGCCGAGCAACTCGATAAGATCAGCGATGGCTACATCAGCGCGCTGCTCCGTCGCGGAGAACTGGAAGGTAAGCCAGGACAAACCCTGCTGCTTCACCACGTACCGAATGTCCTCTCCGAGCGTATTTTGCTGATTGGCTGCGGTAAAGAGCGTGAACTGGATGAGCGCCAGTACAAGCAGGTCATTCAGAAAACCATAAACACCCTGAATGATACAGGCTCGATGGAAGCCGTCTGCTTCCTGACCGAACTGCATGTCAAAGGGCGCAACACCTACTGGAAAGTGCGCCAGGCCGTTGAGACAGCGAAAGAGACCCTGTACAGCTTCGATCAACTGAAAACCAACAAAATCGAACCGCGTCGTCCGCTGCGTAAAATGGTCTTCAACGTGCCAACACGTCGCGAGTTGACCAGCGGCGAACGCGCTATCCAGCACGGTCTGGCAATCTCTGCGGGGATTAAAGCGGCCAAAGATCTCGGCAATATGCCGCCGAATATCTGTAATGCCGCATACCTCGCTTCGCAGGCGCGCCAGCTGGCGGACACCTACAGCAAAAACGTCCTGACCCGCGTGATTGGCGAACAGCAGATGCGCGAACTGGGCATGCACTCGTACCTGGCTGTCGGCCAGGGCTCGCAGAACGAGTCGCTGATGTCGGTGATTGAGTACAAAGGCAACCCGTCGGAAGACGCGCGCCCGATTGTACTGGTCGGTAAAGGCCTGACCTTTGACTCCGGCGGTATCTCCATCAAACCTGCCGAAGGCATGGACGAGATGAAGTACGACATGTGCGGCGCGGCGGCAGTGTACGGCGTGATGCGCATGGTGGCCGAACTGCAACTGCCGCTGAACGTGATTGGCGTGCTGGCAGGCTGTGAAAACATGCCGGGTGGGCGCGCGTATCGCCCTGGGGACGTGCTGACCACCATGTCCGGCCAGACGGTCGAAGTGCTGAATACCGACGCCGAAGGCCGTCTGGTGTTGTGCGATGTGCTGACCTACGTTGAGCGCTTCGAGCCGGAAGCGGTGATCGATGTTGCAACGCTGACCGGCGCGTGCGTGATTGCCCTTGGCCATCACATCACCGGTCTGCTGTCGAACCACAACCCGCTGGCGCACGAACTGATTGGCGCGTCCGAGCAGGCTGGTGACCGCGCATGGCGCTTACCGCTGGGCGATGAGTACCAGGAGCAACTGGAATCCAACTTTGCGGATATGGCGAACATTGGCGGCCGTCCTGGCGGTGCGATCACTGCGGGTTGCTTCCTGTCGCGCTTTGCCCGTAAATACAACTGGGCGCACCTGGATATCGCCGGTACCGCATGGCGCTCCGGCAAAGCCAAAGGCGCAACCGGTCGCCCGGTGGCGATGCTGTCGCAGTTCCTGCTGAACCGGGCCGGGTTTAACGGCGAAGAGTAA
- the holC gene encoding DNA polymerase III subunit chi, translating to MKNATFYLLDNDNAVDGLSAVEQLVCEIAAERWRNGKRVLIACADEQQAIRLDEALWARPAESFVPHNLAGEGPRGGAPVELAWPQKRNSSPRDILISLRAEFADFATAFTEVVDFVPYEDSLKQLARERYKAYRVAGFNLNTATWK from the coding sequence ATGAAAAATGCGACCTTTTACCTTCTGGACAATGATAACGCCGTTGACGGCTTAAGCGCCGTCGAGCAACTGGTGTGTGAAATTGCCGCAGAACGTTGGCGTAACGGCAAGCGCGTGCTGATTGCCTGTGCCGATGAGCAGCAGGCGATTCGGCTTGATGAAGCGTTATGGGCGCGCCCGGCGGAGAGTTTTGTGCCGCACAATCTGGCAGGCGAAGGTCCGCGCGGCGGCGCGCCGGTCGAGCTGGCCTGGCCGCAAAAGCGCAACAGCAGCCCGCGCGATATTCTCATCAGCCTGCGCGCGGAATTTGCAGATTTTGCCACCGCTTTCACAGAAGTGGTAGACTTCGTCCCTTACGAAGACTCTCTGAAACAACTGGCGCGCGAACGCTATAAAGCCTACCGCGTGGCCGGTTTCAACCTGAACACGGCAACCTGGAAATAA